GTTCGCCGGTGCGAATTCGAATGCAGTCATCGAGCGGTAGGACAAAGATTTTGCCGTCGCCGATTTCTCCGCTGGTGCCGGTACGGCCCCCTTTGATGATAGCGTTGATCGTCGGCTCGACGAATTCGTCGTTGACAGCGATTTGCAGTTGCACTTTGCGGAGCAGGTTCACACTGATTTCGTGGCCGCGGTACAGTTCGGCGTGTCCTTTTTGGCGGCCGAAGCCCTGAACGTCCATCACGGTGAGGCGGAAGACTTCCACCTCGGTCAGCGCGGCTTTGACCGATTCCAACTTGTTCGGTTGGATAATGGCGATGATGAGCTTCATTTCTGTCGTGCGGTTGATGGATCGTAGCGACGCAGACGCATGCGCGGCCTAGC
This region of Pirellulales bacterium genomic DNA includes:
- a CDS encoding P-II family nitrogen regulator codes for the protein MKLIIAIIQPNKLESVKAALTEVEVFRLTVMDVQGFGRQKGHAELYRGHEISVNLLRKVQLQIAVNDEFVEPTINAIIKGGRTGTSGEIGDGKIFVLPLDDCIRIRTGERGGEAI